In one Limisphaera ngatamarikiensis genomic region, the following are encoded:
- a CDS encoding sodium:solute symporter family transporter, producing MKARVGSGWRPGDSPERNALADMTTPTPLLAMAVSDSPGSLLRLGFIDLVIIVLYFVVVLAIGFYLKRFANTGEDFFLAGRKMTAWIAGLSFISANLSSLETMGWSAMAYQYGMLGAHAYFIGAIPAILFLAIVMMPFYYICKTHSVPGYLKLRYGEPARALAGITFSFLTICVSGASMFAMAKILNLLLGWNMHVSIWVSSLTVAIYVALGGLLSAVFNEVLQFFLIWAGSLLIPILGLIHAGGWRGMIEKIQQHAPVIHPTVQNADFTSLWRNLGSFDANPMGIDWFGMVFGLGLAVSFGYWCTDFLQVQRVIVAKDLRSAQNGTIIGAFLKMMVPLIVTVPGLLGLAVLVHPDGSPVVLVPESDPRAGITHRTYNDVLPLLMSQYLGPGLLGLGVTAMIAGFMSGMAGNLSAFATVWTYDVYKPLIRRHAEDRHYVGMGRAASIVGILLSIGTAYLLFFFSNILEYLQVLVFFFIVPLFAVILPGMLWKRATPAAGFWGFLAAILASIGMWAYVHTFPDGWRPQPKATLAEGSVVRLERDAAGDLQRVIVERGAIQLVNVAAAAARQEGMPLALPGRVNDGRDERPLQLLAPRVVLADTQEALKFGVEGVSVTVMPGVQMSHIMVEKRFAPEAFNPRHAKVIARSEKAKPMAINMYSAWWSFVVGIVVTVLVSLVTRPKPESELRNLVMGLTTLPDEGPCPWYQKPILWASVVAAILVAVNVIFW from the coding sequence GTGAAGGCTCGTGTCGGGAGCGGATGGCGTCCGGGCGATTCACCCGAACGCAACGCGCTGGCGGATATGACGACACCCACGCCTTTGCTGGCCATGGCCGTGAGCGACAGCCCGGGCAGTCTGCTGCGACTCGGCTTCATTGATCTGGTCATCATCGTCCTCTACTTCGTGGTGGTTCTGGCGATCGGGTTTTACCTGAAACGGTTTGCCAACACCGGGGAGGATTTCTTTCTGGCCGGTCGCAAGATGACGGCGTGGATTGCCGGGTTGAGCTTCATTTCGGCCAATTTGAGTTCCCTGGAGACCATGGGCTGGAGCGCGATGGCGTACCAGTACGGCATGCTGGGGGCGCACGCGTATTTCATTGGTGCGATCCCGGCGATTCTGTTCCTGGCCATCGTCATGATGCCGTTTTACTACATTTGCAAAACGCATTCGGTGCCCGGGTACCTGAAGCTGCGGTACGGCGAACCGGCACGGGCCCTGGCCGGGATTACATTCAGTTTTCTCACCATTTGTGTCAGCGGGGCCAGCATGTTCGCCATGGCGAAGATTCTGAATCTGTTGCTGGGCTGGAACATGCACGTGAGCATCTGGGTTTCGTCGTTGACCGTGGCCATTTACGTGGCGCTGGGCGGGTTGCTGTCGGCGGTGTTCAACGAGGTGTTGCAGTTTTTCCTGATCTGGGCGGGCTCGCTGCTGATTCCGATTCTGGGTCTGATTCACGCGGGTGGTTGGCGGGGCATGATCGAGAAGATCCAGCAACACGCGCCGGTCATTCATCCCACGGTACAGAACGCGGATTTCACCAGTCTGTGGAGGAACCTGGGCAGCTTCGATGCGAACCCGATGGGGATTGACTGGTTCGGCATGGTGTTCGGGCTCGGGTTGGCGGTGAGTTTCGGGTACTGGTGCACGGATTTCCTCCAGGTCCAACGGGTGATCGTGGCCAAGGACCTGCGGTCGGCGCAGAACGGCACCATCATTGGCGCATTTCTGAAAATGATGGTGCCGTTGATTGTGACGGTGCCGGGGCTGTTGGGACTGGCGGTGCTGGTGCATCCGGACGGCAGCCCGGTGGTCCTGGTGCCGGAGAGTGATCCGCGGGCCGGGATCACTCATCGCACCTACAACGACGTGCTGCCGCTGTTGATGAGTCAGTACCTGGGGCCGGGGCTGTTGGGTTTGGGGGTCACGGCCATGATCGCCGGCTTCATGTCCGGGATGGCAGGAAACCTCAGCGCGTTTGCCACCGTCTGGACCTACGACGTGTACAAGCCCCTGATCCGGAGACACGCGGAGGACCGGCATTACGTCGGCATGGGGCGTGCGGCATCCATCGTGGGCATCCTGCTTTCCATTGGGACGGCCTACCTGCTGTTCTTCTTTTCGAACATCCTGGAGTATCTGCAGGTGCTGGTGTTCTTCTTCATCGTCCCGTTGTTTGCGGTGATCCTGCCGGGGATGCTGTGGAAACGAGCCACGCCCGCGGCCGGTTTCTGGGGCTTTTTGGCCGCCATCCTCGCTTCCATTGGCATGTGGGCCTATGTCCACACGTTTCCGGACGGCTGGCGTCCCCAGCCCAAGGCGACGCTGGCAGAGGGGTCGGTGGTGCGGTTGGAACGGGATGCGGCCGGGGATTTGCAACGGGTGATCGTGGAGAGGGGAGCGATCCAGCTTGTGAACGTGGCAGCCGCGGCGGCCCGGCAGGAGGGTATGCCGCTGGCGTTGCCGGGCCGGGTCAACGATGGCCGGGACGAGCGGCCGCTGCAGTTGCTGGCGCCACGGGTGGTGCTGGCCGATACTCAGGAGGCTTTGAAGTTTGGTGTTGAAGGGGTTTCGGTGACGGTGATGCCCGGGGTGCAGATGAGTCACATCATGGTGGAAAAACGTTTTGCTCCGGAGGCGTTCAATCCACGGCACGCGAAAGTGATCGCCCGGTCGGAAAAGGCCAAGCCCATGGCGATCAACATGTACAGTGCATGGTGGTCGTTTGTGGTGGGGATCGTGGTCACGGTGCTGGTGAGTCTTGTGACGCGGCCCAAGCCGGAATCGGAATTGCGGAACCTGGTCATGGGCCTGACTACGCTGCCGGATGAGGGCCCGTGTCCCTGGTATCAGAAACCGATTCTGTGGGCCTCCGTGGTGGCTGCGATTCTGGTGGCGGTGAACGTGATCTTCTGGTGA
- a CDS encoding FAD-dependent oxidoreductase: MKSRRIVIVGGVAGGASAAARIRRLDEHARIVVFERGPHVSFANCGLPYYVGGEITQREELLLHTPQSLWDRFRIEVRVRTEVMAIDRSAQTVRVRDLTTGEEGSEGYDALILAPGAVPVRPPLPGLDRPGHFFVRNVPDVEAIRDWIEQHRARRAVVVGGGYIGLEMTEQLHRRGLEVALVEALPQVMAPLDPEMAGWLHRELRSQGVHLHLGDPVTALEPPAESESAAASVVRLRSGFRLPADVVILALGVRPEVTLARHAGLALGELGGIRVDDYLRTSDPHIWAVGDAIEVRDRVTGQWTLLPLAGPANRQGRVAANNVCGRPTRYEGSWGTAILRLFGLTAACTGANEKTLRRLGLPFEAVHLHPGSHAGYYPGAQPIAMKILFDPESGRLWGAQAVGRDGVDKRIDVLATALQAGLTVDDLADLELAYAPPFGSAKDPVNLAGMAAQNVRQGLVRLAQWHEVERLDPARTLLLDVRSAEERRQGAIPGSVHIPLPQLRDRLQELPRDREIIVACASGQRSYFACRVLEQHGFRVRNLTGSYRTWSAARETPGAAAGPSGGMA; the protein is encoded by the coding sequence ATGAAGAGCCGTCGCATTGTGATCGTGGGGGGCGTTGCGGGAGGGGCATCCGCTGCCGCCCGGATTCGGCGCCTGGACGAGCACGCCCGGATCGTTGTCTTCGAGCGCGGTCCGCATGTCTCCTTTGCGAATTGCGGCCTGCCGTACTACGTCGGGGGCGAAATCACGCAGCGGGAGGAGCTGTTGTTGCACACCCCGCAGAGTTTGTGGGACCGGTTCCGCATCGAGGTCCGCGTGCGGACCGAGGTGATGGCCATTGACCGGTCGGCGCAAACGGTGCGGGTGCGGGATTTGACCACGGGGGAGGAGGGTTCAGAGGGCTACGATGCGCTGATTCTGGCGCCGGGGGCGGTGCCGGTGCGGCCGCCGTTGCCGGGGTTGGACCGGCCGGGGCATTTCTTCGTGCGCAATGTGCCGGACGTGGAGGCGATCCGGGACTGGATCGAGCAGCACCGGGCGCGCCGGGCGGTGGTGGTAGGGGGCGGTTACATCGGGTTGGAGATGACCGAGCAACTGCACCGGCGCGGGCTGGAGGTGGCGCTGGTGGAGGCGTTGCCGCAGGTGATGGCGCCCCTGGACCCGGAAATGGCCGGCTGGTTGCATCGGGAATTGCGCAGCCAGGGTGTGCACCTGCACCTGGGTGATCCCGTTACGGCCTTGGAACCCCCTGCGGAGTCGGAATCGGCAGCAGCGTCGGTGGTTCGGCTGCGCAGCGGGTTTCGGCTTCCGGCGGACGTGGTCATTCTGGCGTTGGGGGTCCGGCCGGAGGTTACTTTGGCGCGGCATGCGGGCCTGGCATTGGGCGAGCTCGGGGGGATCCGCGTGGACGATTACTTGCGGACCAGTGACCCTCATATCTGGGCGGTGGGGGATGCCATCGAGGTGCGCGACCGCGTCACGGGTCAATGGACCTTGTTGCCGTTGGCCGGGCCGGCCAATCGCCAGGGCCGGGTGGCAGCGAACAACGTGTGCGGTCGGCCGACCCGGTACGAGGGGAGCTGGGGCACGGCCATTCTGCGATTGTTCGGTCTGACTGCGGCCTGCACGGGTGCCAACGAGAAAACCTTGCGGCGGCTGGGGCTGCCGTTCGAAGCGGTGCACCTCCATCCGGGTTCCCACGCGGGCTACTATCCCGGGGCGCAACCGATTGCCATGAAGATTTTGTTCGATCCGGAGAGCGGCCGGCTTTGGGGTGCGCAGGCGGTGGGGCGGGACGGCGTGGACAAGCGCATCGACGTACTGGCCACGGCGTTGCAGGCCGGATTGACCGTGGATGACCTGGCCGATCTGGAGCTGGCCTACGCACCGCCGTTTGGGTCGGCCAAGGATCCCGTGAACCTGGCGGGCATGGCGGCGCAGAACGTGCGTCAGGGCCTGGTGCGACTGGCCCAGTGGCACGAGGTGGAGCGGCTGGACCCGGCCCGAACGCTGCTGTTGGATGTGCGTTCCGCCGAGGAACGCCGGCAGGGCGCCATTCCCGGCTCCGTGCACATTCCGTTGCCCCAGTTGCGCGACCGGCTCCAGGAACTCCCGAGGGACCGCGAGATCATCGTGGCCTGTGCCAGTGGACAGCGTTCGTACTTCGCATGCCGTGTGCTGGAGCAACACGGCTTTCGCGTGCGGAATCTCACGGGGTCGTACCGGACCTGGTCGGCAGCCAGGGAGACCCCCGGCGCCGCTGCGGGCCCGAGTGGGGGCATGGCCTGA
- a CDS encoding anti-sigma factor family protein has translation MKCEDLLRILNEYVDGTVDPAICKEFEQHLAGCNPCQVVVDNIRKTITLYKNGEPYELPVEFRQRLHAVLRERWKQMHSERPQS, from the coding sequence ATGAAATGTGAAGATCTGCTCCGGATCCTGAACGAGTACGTGGACGGGACGGTGGACCCGGCCATTTGCAAGGAGTTCGAGCAACATCTGGCCGGTTGCAATCCCTGCCAGGTGGTGGTGGACAACATTCGCAAGACCATCACGCTCTACAAGAACGGCGAGCCGTATGAGCTGCCGGTGGAGTTTCGGCAGCGGCTGCACGCGGTGTTGCGCGAACGCTGGAAACAGATGCACTCGGAGCGCCCACAGTCGTGA